Sequence from the Ereboglobus luteus genome:
TGCGGAATTACAGACCGAGGCAGGGCTTGTTGTGCCGCTTGCGTCTGGGATTCCGCATTCCGCATTCCGAAATCCGCATTCAACCCGAGGCGCTCGGCGTAAAACCGGTAGACGCCTTCGTCGAGGTTCATGTAGCGGTTGTCGCGGGCGCGGGTGAGGAGGTCCTCGACTTTTTCGCGAATGGCGCGGTTGTGGATGAGGAAGTCGAAGGGCCAGGTGATGGTGTCGTTGACGAGCGCTTCGCGGATGAATATTTCGGTGGCTTCGCGCGGGTTGATTTTGCCGTAGCCGACGGCGCGGGTTTCGAGTTCGAGGCCGTGGAGGCGCGTGCGTTGCTTGATGAGGACGCGGCCTTTTTGCTCGTCCCAGAAGGGTTTGCTGTGGGTGCGCTTGAGGAGGTGCTCGCCGAGTTCGATCGCCCATTGCGGGTCGATGCGGGCGCAGGTGCGCGCGTAGAGGCGCGTGGTTTCCATGATTTCGGCGGCCATCAGCGCGGCGGGCGCCTTTTTGTTGCGCGCGTCGTTGCCGCGCGTCGATGACGCGTCTTTTCGTTTCGGCTCGTCGCGGGTGAAGAGGACGGAGCCGGGGAAGATGGCGACGCGGCGGTCGTGCGTGGACTTGTATCCGCCGCGCTCGTCGTCGCGGAGCGCTATGTTGCCGAGCAGGCCGGAGAGGATGGAGCGGTGGATGGCGCGGTAGGCGGGCGTGCCGTAGTGGAGGGGGACGCCGCCTTCGCGCGCGAGGCGTTTGGCGTCGAGTCCGTCGGCGACGGAGCTGGGGCGTTTGCGAAAGTCGTTGCGGGTGGTGAGGACTTCGAGGAGTTGCGCGTGGATGTCGCGCCATTCGCGCATGCGGGTGTAGCTGAGAAAATGCTCGCGGCAGAATTTGCGCAGGCGCGACTGGGTCATCGTTTCGAACTGGTCGTGAAAGGTTTCCCATATGTTGAGGAGCGTGAGGAAATCGGAATCGGCGTGGGCGAAGCGGCGGTGCGCGGCGTCGGCCTGGGCTTGTTTTTCGAGGGGACGTTCGCGCGGGTCCTGGATCGAAAGGCCGGCGGCGATGATGGCGACTTCGCGCACGCATTTCTCCTTGCGCGCCTCGAGGATCATGCGGCCGACGGTGGGATCGACCGGCAGGCGGGCGAGTTCGCGACCGAGGGGGGTGAGGGAATGTGGTTCCGAGCGAAGCGACATGCCCGCCATGCGGATTTCGGAATGCGGAATGTCGGACTTTGGCGGGGTGGAATGTGCCGCTTGCGTCTGTAATTCCGCATTCCGCATTCCGAAATCCGCATTCGCCAGCGCTCCCAGCTCGTCGAGCAACGCGTAGCCGGCGCGGATCGATTTCGCGGCGGGCATGTTGATGAAGGGGAAGCGTTCGATGTCGCCGAGGCCGAAGGCCTTCATGCGGAGGATGACGTCGGCGAGGTTGGCGCGCTGAATTTCGGGCTGCGCAAAACGGGGGCGGTCGTTGTAGTCGTTTTCCGAATACAGGCGGACGCACACGCCCTCGGCGACGCGGCCGCAACGGCCCTTGCGCTGGTCGGCGCTCGATTGCGCGATTTCCTCGATGGGGAGGCGGCGCGTGCGCGCTTGCGGGGCGTAACGGCTGACGCGCGCGAGGCCGGTGTCCACGACGAAGCGGATGCCGGGAATGGTGAGCGAGGTTTCGGCGATGTTGGTCGAGATGACGATTTTGCGGCGTTGCGTGGGCGCGAAGACGCGCTGCTGTTCGGTGTTGGAGAGGCGGCCGAAGAGGGGGATGATTTCGCAGTTTTTCAGGCGCGCGGAGGCGGAGCGGCCGCGGCCTTCGAGGAGGTCGGTGGTTTCGCGGATGTCGCGCTCGGCGGGCATGAAGACGAGGATGTCGCCTCCCGCGCCGGTGTCGGTTTCGCGGACGATGCGCTCGACGGCCTCGACGGCGCCGTCGATGTAGTGGAGCGCCTCGGCGCGGGCGTTTTTGTCGTTTTCGTCGGAGGCGGAATCGGAGCCGAGGTCGTCGAGCGGTGCGTAAATGACTTCGACGGGATAGGTGCGGCCGGAGACTTCGATTATCGGGGCGTCGTCGAAGGCTTTTGAAAACATCTCCGTGTCGATGGTGGCGGAGGTGATGATGATTTTGAGCTCGGGGCGCTTGAAGCGGAGGTTGCGGAGGTGGCCGAGGAGGAAGTCGATGTTGAGGGAGCGCTCGTGCGCCTCGTCGAGAATGACGGTGTCGTAGGCGCGGAGCATGGGGTCGCTCTGCACTTCGGCGAGGAGCATGCCGTCGGTCATGAACTTGATGACGGTGGCGCGTGAGGTGCGGTCGTCGAAACGGATTTTGCAACCGACTTCGCGTCCCCAGTTGACGTTGAGTTCCTCGGCGACGCGGCGCGAGATGGAGAGCGCGGCGACACGCCGGGGTTGTGTGCAGGCGATTTGCCCGTGCGAACCGCGTCCGGCGGCGAGGCACATTTTGGGGATTTGCGTGGTTTTGCCGGAGCCGGTTTCACCGGCGAGGATGACGACTTGGTTTTGCGCGATGGCGGCGGTGATTTCGTCCGCGCGCGCGCTGATGGGCAGTTCCGGCGGGAATTCGAGCCGGAAAGGGAAGGGGGTTCGGCCTTCAACGGGCGGTTGGGAGGAATCTGATGAATTATCGGTCACGCAGAGGGAAATTAAGAATTAAGATTTGAGAAGTAAGAAGCCGGAAATGTTGGGGCGAAAGTTTTCTCGTTTTGCATTTTGGTGAATTGGCGGATTGTCCTTCTTAAAATCGTCATTCTTGATTCTTAGTTTTCCACCATGCCAGCCAAGCCTCCACCCATTCCCGAACTCGTTTACCAACGCGTAATGAAAGTCGCGCGGTTCGACGGCCACATGATCATGTGGATCGCCGGTATCGGGGCGCTCTTGGCCGCGGCGGGCGGTAACTACACAGCTGCGATGGTGGCGTGCCTCGTAGCGGGCACGGGCGCGATGGAGATACAAGGTTCGCAACAACTGGCGCGCGGTGACGAAAT
This genomic interval carries:
- a CDS encoding DUF3418 domain-containing protein; amino-acid sequence: MTDNSSDSSQPPVEGRTPFPFRLEFPPELPISARADEITAAIAQNQVVILAGETGSGKTTQIPKMCLAAGRGSHGQIACTQPRRVAALSISRRVAEELNVNWGREVGCKIRFDDRTSRATVIKFMTDGMLLAEVQSDPMLRAYDTVILDEAHERSLNIDFLLGHLRNLRFKRPELKIIITSATIDTEMFSKAFDDAPIIEVSGRTYPVEVIYAPLDDLGSDSASDENDKNARAEALHYIDGAVEAVERIVRETDTGAGGDILVFMPAERDIRETTDLLEGRGRSASARLKNCEIIPLFGRLSNTEQQRVFAPTQRRKIVISTNIAETSLTIPGIRFVVDTGLARVSRYAPQARTRRLPIEEIAQSSADQRKGRCGRVAEGVCVRLYSENDYNDRPRFAQPEIQRANLADVILRMKAFGLGDIERFPFINMPAAKSIRAGYALLDELGALANADFGMRNAELQTQAAHSTPPKSDIPHSEIRMAGMSLRSEPHSLTPLGRELARLPVDPTVGRMILEARKEKCVREVAIIAAGLSIQDPRERPLEKQAQADAAHRRFAHADSDFLTLLNIWETFHDQFETMTQSRLRKFCREHFLSYTRMREWRDIHAQLLEVLTTRNDFRKRPSSVADGLDAKRLAREGGVPLHYGTPAYRAIHRSILSGLLGNIALRDDERGGYKSTHDRRVAIFPGSVLFTRDEPKRKDASSTRGNDARNKKAPAALMAAEIMETTRLYARTCARIDPQWAIELGEHLLKRTHSKPFWDEQKGRVLIKQRTRLHGLELETRAVGYGKINPREATEIFIREALVNDTITWPFDFLIHNRAIREKVEDLLTRARDNRYMNLDEGVYRFYAERLGLNADFGMRNAESQTQAAQQALPRSVIPHSEIRIQHSAVSAVPELITLVRERKPRDPHFLEMQIEDLRAPEELRHDTLAFPETVPLENRALPLSYAYKPGQADDGVTIQVNIREAEALTPAALDWAVPGHLEAKVEHHLRAVPKELRRAFMPLAETAKTLAAQITLRDRLTGRRETIAESLAAQIAERFNIQIPVVTFAQKPPPDHLRVRVRVLDDDGGEICASRELDEIRAALGARTREVSAAVSRDDPAMWKRARKRHEKPPAETWAFGDIPERIIIGDLAGVPVEAYPGLCSGQSAPVPPGKQPRGRATPAAQTPDGVSLRLFRTPENARGETRRGLFRLLELHLKYELAWTERDLAKSLRSLAPLAASFLSFEKLQAGAFALLRRHICDPARVRALTASAFAAAATQATHDVRTIIPRLTELLREILTARVTLQVLPGAHATLARDAASLVSENFLQDPSVTLERLSQFPRYLKAMRLRAERHKQNPAKDAERAKQLAPYEKAVASLAAAPRPEAQTFRWLVEEFRVSLFAQELGTAGPVSAVKLDRALAALRKTGAPPSGASAAATPPAPKPLISTTPAPGKKSAPLKSLNALDSFFKR